AGGCCGCCTCCGACTACGATATAATCAAACCGATTCATTCCGGACAAATTGATATGCCCGCAAAGATAAAGCAAATAAAAGGTTATCCGAAGGCAGGGAGAGATGGAGGGTAAGCTAAAGGTCTAAAGGCGGATTAACACGATTACGAATAAAAGAAGACGTCTCCGAGCTGTGCGTTGCAACAACATTACTAAATCTGAAAGCTATTCCCTGTGAAAAAAGGGAGACCACGAAAATAATAATCTGCTCAAAAATCATGCGCCAAAAAAGTTTTCAACAACGAAGACGAGTTTGGAACGATTCCAAATAAGTATCTGTAGAGAGGAGAAAAGCAAGGGAAAAGTGGAAGGAAAAGGAACTGCCATAGATCGAAATTCCACTTAAAACAAGCCGTACAACGATCTGTATATAAAGCGTTTTCAATTTGTATACAAATCGTTTTCATTTTATATATAAATCGTTTTTGATAAATATATAGATCGTAAGTGATTTGTATATAAATCGTGGGCTCAAAAAAAGCCTTTTCCGAAGCTGATATAAAAGAAGCACCCGCCGAGTTCTACGGAGAACTCCGACGGGTGCAGTCCGGATATGTATGTGGTGGGGCCTATGCCAAGATGCTATCTTGCTGCATGTGATTCGATGTAGCTGCACGATTCCCCTCTACAGTCTCGGACCGGATCGAGGACTGTCGCTGCTGTGCTGAGGGATCCGAATAGGAGCCTGTTCGGGCTTGATGTCAGGTGATGGGGCATAGTCGGTAGTTTATGGATGTGTGGCATAATAATATAATACTCTCTTTTTTCAGTTAATTGCTCGCTTCCAATACACGGGGAAATTCACTGTTCGGAGCAATGCTTTTCGGAAGGCAAAATTAGTCAATTCTTTTTCCCTTGCCAATGACCGCTGTGCTTATACTTGAAAAACGGAATGTGCAAGAGCGCAGGGGAACCACATCAAAATCCGAGTAACATCTTCGTTGTTGAAAATTTTTTTCGCTCCTGTTTTTGGGCTATGTATCATCCTTTTTAGGTACATATGGAGGAAAAAAGAATAAACAAAATGCAAGCATTAAATTACGGCAGAGAAGAGATAGAGCGAAAGGCTTTTCGTTCCATTTCTTTCGGTTGCGTACTTGTTTTATTAAGTTTGCTCCTATGAAGCAGATAGAAGATATAACCGAATTTCGCTCTTCGCCTGAGCTTGTGGACAAACTGTATAAGCATGGCATCCTCAAGGTCTACAAGGCCGGCAGCGTTATCCTCAATGAGAATGCACATGTCCGGTCCATTCCTATCGTTATCAAAGGGGTCATGAGAGTAATCCGTACCGAAGAGGATGGCAGAGAAATCCTGCTCTACTATATCAAGGCAGGCGAAAGCTGTATCATGTCTTTTCTTGGGGGCCTGCACAATGAGACAAGCAAGGTGAAGGTGGAGATCGAAGACGATGCCGAGATTCTTTTCTTGCCCGTCGATAAGGTTTCCCTCTTTATGAAGGAGCATCCCGAATGGCTCAACTACATCTTCCGCTCCTATCACAAGCGATTCGAGGAGCTATTAGATACGGTGAATGCCATTGCTTTCAAGAAGATGGACGAACGCCTACTGGCCCTCATTCAAAAGAAAGCCGAACTCGTGGAGGGTAATACCATACAGATCACGCACGAACAACTGGCCAATGAATTGGGAACAGCCAGAGCTGTGGTATCAAGGCTGCTCAAACAATTGGAAGAATCCGGCATCGTTCGCTTAGGGCGTAACAAA
This genomic stretch from Porphyromonas gingivalis ATCC 33277 harbors:
- a CDS encoding Crp/Fnr family transcriptional regulator, with amino-acid sequence MKQIEDITEFRSSPELVDKLYKHGILKVYKAGSVILNENAHVRSIPIVIKGVMRVIRTEEDGREILLYYIKAGESCIMSFLGGLHNETSKVKVEIEDDAEILFLPVDKVSLFMKEHPEWLNYIFRSYHKRFEELLDTVNAIAFKKMDERLLALIQKKAELVEGNTIQITHEQLANELGTARAVVSRLLKQLEESGIVRLGRNKITLM